Proteins encoded by one window of Azospirillum brasilense:
- a CDS encoding AAA family ATPase, translating to MARDEFQALLTYIRTDQLQPHRPRSGPLGSPPPVVTIARDHGAGGEAIAAKLAESLGVPCFDKEILDAVVATATSDPALMRQLDEKLPGRAGMFLYASLMGLHDPLTEYQRLLTRVVNGIAFRGGVIVGRGAHLLLRGAPRFRVRIVGSDEVCAARLAGGDPAKVADALHEVQRVNAARAKYFKEFFKVSNGDPLQYDLIVNTDRFTDLDAVTDLILHAYRIHGGHAETQPPSPIHQDSTSGP from the coding sequence ATGGCCCGCGACGAATTCCAGGCGCTTCTGACCTACATCCGAACCGACCAGCTCCAGCCGCACCGGCCCCGCTCCGGCCCGCTGGGGTCCCCGCCCCCCGTCGTCACCATCGCCCGCGACCACGGCGCCGGCGGCGAGGCGATCGCGGCGAAGCTCGCCGAGTCGCTGGGGGTGCCCTGCTTCGACAAGGAAATCCTCGACGCCGTGGTGGCGACGGCCACCTCCGATCCCGCGCTGATGCGCCAGCTCGACGAGAAGCTGCCGGGGCGGGCGGGGATGTTCCTCTACGCCAGCCTGATGGGGCTGCACGATCCGCTGACCGAGTATCAGCGGCTGCTGACCCGCGTGGTCAACGGCATCGCCTTCCGCGGCGGGGTGATCGTCGGGCGCGGGGCGCATCTGCTGCTGCGCGGGGCGCCGCGCTTCCGCGTCCGCATCGTCGGCTCGGACGAGGTCTGCGCCGCGCGGCTGGCCGGCGGCGACCCCGCCAAGGTCGCCGACGCGCTGCACGAGGTGCAGCGCGTCAACGCCGCCCGCGCCAAGTATTTCAAGGAGTTCTTCAAGGTCTCCAACGGCGATCCGCTGCAATACGACCTGATCGTCAACACCGACCGCTTCACCGACCTGGACGCCGTCACGGACCTGATCCTGCACGCCTACCGGATCCATGGCGGGCACGCCGAGACTCAGCCGCCCTCACCGATCCACCAGGACTCGACCAGCGGGCCGTAG
- a CDS encoding 2-hydroxyacid dehydrogenase, with translation MTEKKKPLVVVTRKLPDVIETRMMELFDARLNSDDEPLTHAQLIDVAQVADVLVPTVTDRIDREVIEKAGPQLRLIASFGTGVDHIDLKAARERGISVTNTPGVLTEDTADMTMALLLAVGRRLAEGERLVRSGQWKGWGPTTMLGHRIQGKRLGILGMGRIGQALARRARAFGMSIHYHNRRRVYPDVEQELEATYWDSLDQMLARMDVVSINCPHTPATYHLLSERRLKLLRPHCFIVNTSRGEVIDETALTRMLSKGEIAGAGLDVFEHEPAVNPKLLRLDNVVLLPHMGSATIEGRIDMGEKVIINIKTFADGHAPPDRVLETLL, from the coding sequence ATGACCGAAAAGAAGAAGCCGCTCGTCGTCGTCACCCGGAAATTGCCCGACGTCATCGAGACGCGGATGATGGAGCTGTTCGACGCACGGTTGAACTCCGACGACGAACCCCTGACCCACGCCCAGCTCATCGACGTGGCGCAGGTGGCCGACGTGCTGGTTCCCACCGTCACCGACCGGATCGACCGCGAGGTGATCGAGAAGGCCGGGCCGCAGCTCCGCCTCATCGCCTCCTTCGGGACGGGCGTGGACCACATCGACCTGAAGGCGGCGCGGGAGCGCGGCATCAGCGTCACCAACACGCCGGGCGTCCTGACCGAGGACACGGCGGACATGACCATGGCCCTGCTGCTGGCGGTCGGCCGCCGGCTGGCGGAAGGCGAGCGGCTGGTCCGCTCCGGCCAGTGGAAGGGCTGGGGGCCGACGACGATGCTTGGCCACCGCATCCAGGGCAAGCGTCTGGGCATCCTCGGTATGGGCCGCATCGGGCAGGCCCTGGCGCGCCGGGCGCGGGCCTTCGGCATGTCGATCCACTACCACAACCGCCGCCGCGTCTATCCCGACGTCGAACAGGAGCTTGAGGCGACCTACTGGGACAGCCTGGACCAGATGCTGGCGCGCATGGACGTGGTGTCCATCAACTGCCCGCACACCCCGGCCACCTATCACCTGCTGTCGGAGCGCCGACTGAAGCTGCTGCGTCCGCACTGCTTCATCGTCAACACCTCGCGCGGCGAGGTCATCGACGAGACGGCGCTGACCCGGATGCTGTCGAAGGGCGAGATCGCCGGCGCCGGCCTGGACGTGTTCGAGCATGAGCCGGCGGTGAACCCGAAGCTGCTGCGGCTCGACAACGTGGTCCTGCTGCCGCACATGGGCTCCGCCACCATCGAGGGCCGCATCGACATGGGCGAGAAGGTCATCATCAACATCAAGACCTTCGCGGATGGCCACGCCCCGCCCGACCGCGTCCTGGAAACGCTGCTGTAA
- the ppa gene encoding inorganic diphosphatase, whose protein sequence is MDLSKVPVGKNAPWDVNVVIEIPLRGEPVKYEIDKESGAMFVDRFLHTAMYYPCNYGFIPHTLSGDGDPVDVCVVGRHSVIPGAVLRSRPIGVLFMEDEGGEDEKLLAVPVDKLHPFYSNVKSYKDLPEITTEQIAHFFQHYKDLEKGKWVKILRWGDEQEAAKKIQEGMERAAAATKGQPGPVV, encoded by the coding sequence ATGGATCTCAGCAAGGTTCCGGTCGGCAAGAACGCCCCGTGGGACGTGAACGTGGTCATCGAGATCCCGTTGCGCGGCGAGCCGGTGAAGTACGAGATCGACAAGGAGTCGGGCGCGATGTTCGTCGACCGCTTCCTGCACACCGCCATGTACTACCCCTGCAACTACGGCTTCATCCCGCACACCCTGTCGGGTGACGGCGACCCGGTGGACGTCTGCGTGGTCGGCCGCCATTCGGTCATCCCGGGCGCCGTGCTGCGCTCGCGCCCGATCGGCGTGCTGTTCATGGAGGACGAGGGCGGCGAGGACGAGAAGCTGCTGGCCGTTCCGGTCGACAAGCTGCACCCGTTCTACAGCAACGTGAAGTCCTACAAGGACCTGCCGGAGATCACCACGGAGCAGATCGCCCACTTCTTCCAGCACTACAAGGATCTGGAAAAGGGCAAGTGGGTGAAGATCCTGCGCTGGGGCGACGAGCAGGAAGCCGCCAAGAAGATCCAGGAAGGCATGGAGCGCGCCGCCGCCGCCACCAAGGGCCAGCCCGGCCCGGTGGTCTGA
- a CDS encoding Uma2 family endonuclease has product MSDPAPRPMTVDEFLVWNDGTDTRYELVGGQPVAMAPPAATHGALAMAIGIQIGTRLQPPCRVVSEAGIRVSDHEDTYFQADIAVTCQPLKPGMVPVPDPTIIVEILSPSTAQFDRGRKLAIYREIPSVQEILLLDSTKRCAELWHREDEQSWVVRDIRGRDVIGGGTLRFPSVGIEMPMASLYEGVL; this is encoded by the coding sequence ATGAGCGATCCGGCACCCCGCCCGATGACCGTGGATGAGTTCCTCGTCTGGAACGACGGAACGGACACCCGCTATGAGCTGGTCGGCGGCCAACCCGTCGCCATGGCGCCGCCCGCCGCGACCCATGGCGCCTTGGCGATGGCCATCGGCATTCAGATCGGAACCCGGCTCCAGCCTCCATGCCGTGTCGTTTCCGAAGCGGGCATTCGGGTTTCCGACCACGAGGACACCTATTTCCAGGCCGACATCGCGGTGACTTGCCAGCCCTTGAAGCCCGGCATGGTTCCGGTGCCGGACCCGACGATCATCGTCGAGATCCTGTCGCCCTCCACCGCCCAGTTCGACCGTGGCCGGAAGCTGGCGATCTATCGGGAAATCCCGTCGGTGCAGGAAATCCTGCTGCTCGACTCGACGAAGCGCTGCGCCGAGCTGTGGCACCGCGAGGACGAACAGAGCTGGGTTGTTCGTGACATCAGAGGCCGCGACGTCATCGGGGGCGGGACGCTGCGCTTCCCCTCGGTCGGGATCGAGATGCCCATGGCCAGCCTGTATGAGGGCGTCCTCTAG
- the irrA gene encoding iron response transcriptional regulator IrrA, whose amino-acid sequence MTGTRPFKRALDRLQTAGFRPTRQRLGLARLLFEGEHRHVTAEQLHTEAMGADLRVSLATVYNTLNQFTAAGLLREVVVEAGKSYFDTNTSDHHHFFLEGTGRLEDIPGDDVVVQHLPPAPPGTRIARVDVIVRLSAEQGEDR is encoded by the coding sequence ATGACCGGCACCCGACCCTTCAAGCGCGCCCTCGACCGCCTGCAGACGGCCGGCTTCCGTCCGACGCGCCAGCGTCTGGGTCTGGCCCGGCTGCTGTTCGAAGGGGAGCACCGCCACGTCACCGCCGAGCAGCTCCACACCGAGGCCATGGGGGCGGACCTGCGCGTGTCGCTGGCCACGGTCTACAACACGCTGAACCAGTTCACCGCCGCCGGCCTGCTGCGCGAGGTGGTGGTGGAGGCGGGCAAGTCCTACTTCGACACCAACACCAGCGACCATCACCATTTCTTCCTGGAAGGGACGGGCCGGCTGGAGGACATCCCCGGCGACGACGTGGTGGTGCAGCATCTGCCGCCGGCCCCCCCGGGCACGCGCATCGCGCGGGTGGATGTGATCGTCCGGCTGAGCGCGGAGCAGGGCGAGGACCGCTGA
- a CDS encoding SH3 domain-containing protein — MLPLPTTSAIRRALAVLALAIAALAPVTPSTADASDGGRREKDPTHASGLPIPRFVSLRSGEVNARTGPNVRYPIEWVFTRKEMPVEITQEFDTWRRIRDWEGSEGWVHQSMLSGKRSIVITGDIRTVRKEPHSDAAVVARAQPGVIGWLRKCKGEWCEVDLKGYRGWMSRGEFWGAYKDETFE; from the coding sequence GTGTTGCCGTTGCCGACGACGTCTGCCATCCGCCGCGCTCTCGCCGTTCTGGCGCTGGCCATCGCAGCCCTGGCGCCGGTCACGCCGTCCACCGCCGACGCGTCGGACGGCGGGCGGCGCGAGAAGGACCCGACCCACGCCTCGGGCCTGCCGATCCCCCGTTTCGTGTCGCTGCGCTCGGGCGAGGTGAACGCACGCACCGGCCCCAACGTGCGCTACCCCATCGAATGGGTGTTCACCCGCAAGGAAATGCCGGTGGAGATCACCCAGGAGTTCGACACCTGGCGCCGCATCCGCGATTGGGAAGGCAGCGAGGGCTGGGTGCACCAGAGCATGCTGTCGGGCAAGCGCAGCATCGTCATCACCGGCGACATCCGCACCGTCCGCAAGGAGCCGCACAGCGACGCCGCCGTCGTGGCCCGCGCCCAGCCGGGGGTGATCGGCTGGCTGCGCAAGTGCAAGGGCGAGTGGTGCGAGGTGGACCTGAAGGGCTATCGCGGCTGGATGAGCCGCGGGGAGTTCTGGGGCGCCTACAAGGACGAGACGTTCGAGTAA
- a CDS encoding bifunctional acetate--CoA ligase family protein/GNAT family N-acetyltransferase, whose protein sequence is MTVRNLDRLFKPTSIALIGATRKPNTIGAVVARNLFNAGFDGPIMPVTGERAVEGVLTYKSVDDLPVTPDLAVICTPAATVPATVEALGKRGTKAAIVISSGFSKEQTQTLREAAKPHLMRVLGPNSLGIMVPGRGLNASFGHVTPKKGDVALVAQSSMVVTSIADWATARGIGFSHLISMGDKADVDFGDLLDYLAGDATVRAILLYIESISDARKFMSAARSAARQKPVIVIKSGRTDEALEASTSHTGALAVSDAVYDAAFRRAGILRVTGLDELFDAVGTLGTGAPITGDRLAILTNGGGMGVMATDSLILSGGRLAQFAPETMDALEKALGAGSARNPLRIGGDAPPKRYADALNALMADPNNDAVLVLNCPTAVTDGLAAAQAVVDTMIANKTRKHPVLTSWLGDNTAAEARKLFAANRVPTYDTPSHAVRAFLHLVEYRRNQELLMETPPSVPEDFQPDGITVRKIISRAIAEKRDWLSEYEAKRVLAAYGVPVVDTRRADTPEEAAHCAEMIGGPLALKILSPDITHKSDVGGVALHLTEPAEVKAEAEAMLARVREAVPDARIEGFTVQEMAVRADAYELIVGMTENELFGPVLLFGEGGIGVEVVEDYALALPPLNMKLATELMGRTRIWRQLQGYRSRAAVDLEAVALTLNKISQLIVDFPEVAELDINPLLADAEGVLALDARIKVGVPALPGARRLAIRPYPKGLEDRITIKDGRQFLVRPILPEDEPLVHHMVANQTQEDLRLRFFAPLKRLSHQAAARLTQIDYDREMGLVAVGPDPETGETIMYGVVRITADPDNLRAEYAVMVRSDMKGQGLGYQLMNKILDYARSRGIKEVYGEVLRENTSMLGMCRALGFIRKENLDEPGVVEVRIELGGGLAAE, encoded by the coding sequence ATGACCGTTCGCAACCTCGACCGCCTGTTCAAGCCCACGTCCATCGCTTTGATCGGGGCGACCCGAAAGCCGAACACCATCGGCGCCGTGGTGGCCCGCAACCTGTTCAACGCCGGGTTCGACGGCCCGATCATGCCGGTGACCGGCGAGCGCGCGGTCGAGGGGGTGCTGACCTACAAGTCGGTGGACGATCTGCCGGTCACGCCGGACCTGGCGGTGATCTGCACCCCCGCCGCCACGGTGCCCGCCACCGTCGAGGCGCTGGGCAAGCGCGGGACCAAGGCGGCCATCGTCATCTCCAGCGGCTTTTCCAAGGAGCAGACCCAGACCCTGCGCGAGGCGGCGAAGCCCCACCTGATGCGCGTGCTGGGTCCCAACAGCCTGGGCATCATGGTGCCGGGCCGCGGGCTGAACGCCAGCTTCGGCCACGTCACGCCGAAGAAGGGCGACGTGGCGCTGGTGGCGCAGTCCTCCATGGTGGTGACCTCGATCGCCGACTGGGCGACAGCGCGCGGGATCGGCTTCTCGCACCTGATCTCGATGGGCGACAAGGCGGACGTCGATTTCGGCGACCTGCTCGACTATCTGGCCGGCGACGCCACGGTGCGGGCCATCCTGCTCTACATCGAGAGCATCAGCGACGCCCGGAAGTTCATGTCGGCGGCGCGCTCCGCCGCCCGCCAGAAGCCCGTGATCGTCATCAAGTCCGGCCGCACCGACGAGGCGCTGGAGGCTTCGACCTCCCACACCGGGGCGCTGGCGGTGTCCGACGCCGTCTATGACGCCGCCTTCCGCCGCGCCGGCATCCTGCGCGTCACCGGGCTGGACGAGCTGTTCGACGCGGTGGGCACGCTGGGCACCGGCGCGCCGATCACCGGCGACCGGCTGGCCATCCTGACCAACGGCGGCGGCATGGGGGTGATGGCGACCGACAGCCTGATCCTGTCCGGCGGGCGTCTGGCCCAGTTCGCGCCGGAGACGATGGACGCGCTGGAGAAGGCGCTGGGCGCCGGCAGCGCCCGCAACCCGCTGCGCATCGGCGGTGACGCCCCGCCCAAGCGCTACGCCGACGCGCTGAACGCGCTGATGGCCGACCCCAACAACGACGCCGTGCTGGTGCTGAACTGCCCGACCGCGGTGACCGACGGGCTGGCCGCCGCGCAGGCGGTGGTCGACACCATGATCGCCAACAAGACGCGCAAGCACCCGGTGCTGACGAGCTGGCTGGGCGACAACACCGCGGCGGAGGCGCGCAAGCTGTTCGCCGCCAACCGCGTCCCCACCTACGACACGCCCAGCCACGCGGTGCGCGCCTTCCTGCATCTGGTGGAATACCGCCGGAACCAGGAGCTGCTGATGGAGACGCCGCCGTCGGTGCCGGAGGATTTCCAGCCCGACGGCATCACGGTGCGCAAGATCATCTCCCGCGCCATCGCCGAGAAGCGCGACTGGCTGAGCGAGTATGAGGCCAAGCGCGTGCTCGCCGCCTACGGCGTCCCGGTGGTGGACACCCGCCGCGCCGACACGCCGGAGGAGGCCGCCCACTGCGCCGAGATGATCGGCGGGCCGCTGGCGCTGAAGATTCTGTCGCCGGACATCACCCACAAGTCGGACGTCGGCGGCGTCGCCCTGCACCTGACCGAGCCGGCGGAGGTCAAGGCCGAGGCCGAGGCGATGCTGGCCCGCGTGCGCGAGGCGGTGCCCGACGCCCGCATCGAGGGCTTCACCGTCCAGGAGATGGCGGTGCGCGCCGACGCCTACGAGCTGATCGTCGGCATGACCGAGAACGAGCTGTTCGGCCCCGTCCTGCTGTTCGGCGAGGGCGGCATCGGTGTGGAGGTGGTGGAGGACTATGCGCTGGCATTGCCACCGCTGAACATGAAGCTGGCGACGGAGCTGATGGGCCGCACCCGCATCTGGCGCCAGCTGCAGGGCTACCGCTCGCGCGCCGCGGTCGATCTGGAGGCGGTGGCGCTGACGCTGAACAAGATCTCGCAGCTCATCGTCGACTTCCCGGAGGTCGCCGAGCTGGACATCAACCCGCTGCTGGCCGATGCGGAGGGCGTGCTGGCGCTCGACGCCCGCATCAAGGTCGGCGTCCCGGCCCTGCCCGGCGCCCGGCGTCTGGCCATCCGCCCCTACCCCAAGGGGCTGGAGGACCGGATCACCATCAAGGACGGCCGCCAGTTCCTCGTCCGCCCCATCCTGCCGGAGGACGAGCCGCTGGTGCACCACATGGTGGCCAACCAGACGCAGGAGGATCTGCGGCTGCGCTTCTTCGCGCCGCTGAAGCGCCTGTCGCACCAGGCCGCCGCCCGCCTGACCCAGATCGACTACGACCGCGAGATGGGTCTGGTCGCCGTCGGGCCGGACCCGGAGACCGGCGAAACCATCATGTACGGCGTGGTGCGCATCACCGCCGACCCCGACAACCTGCGCGCCGAATACGCCGTGATGGTGCGGTCGGACATGAAGGGCCAGGGGCTGGGCTACCAGCTGATGAACAAGATCCTGGACTACGCCCGCTCCCGTGGGATCAAGGAGGTCTACGGCGAGGTCCTGCGCGAGAACACCAGCATGCTGGGCATGTGCCGCGCGCTCGGCTTCATCCGCAAGGAGAACCTGGACGAGCCCGGCGTGGTCGAGGTCCGGATCGAGCTGGGCGGCGGGCTGGCCGCGGAATAA
- a CDS encoding extracellular solute-binding protein, which yields MPCILFALLCLAFFPLAARADPPAKAAHAIAMHGGPAYPPDFAHFAYVNPDAPKGGTLRQAVTGGFDTLNPHVVKGVPALGLGFVFETMLNRSWDEPFSLYGLLAESLEVPEDRSTAVFHLNPAARWHDGTPVTAADVLFSLEVQRAHGTPNRRQYYAKVASAEAPDARTVRFAFAPGPDGRYDREMPLLMGLMPIHAKAWWAGRDFAATTLDPPLGSGPYRVKQAEAGRRIVYERVADYWGRDLPSRRGLFNVDTLDFTYYRDDSVALEAFLAGQGDVRRESDPAKWATGYDGPALRAGRIMLEELPHRRPEFARGLIFNTRRPPFQDIRVRRALGLATDFAWIGKTLFHGALVRTASYYPNSELAAEGLPGPEELAVLEPFRDRLPPALFTDPFALPRTDGSGPAGARDNRREALRLLADAGWRVSGGQLTDGAGRPFAFEILLGNPADERVALEYARSLERLGIAATVRTVDNAQYQARLDHFDFDMTLRWWISSLSPGNEQLYYYGSEAADQPGSRNYPGIRDPVVDAIAASIAEARTRADLVARVRALDRVLLWGHYMVPLFHSPADRMARWSRLKRPEATPLYGPLVESWWIGEGG from the coding sequence ATGCCCTGCATCCTCTTTGCGCTGCTCTGTCTCGCCTTTTTTCCCCTTGCGGCACGGGCCGACCCCCCCGCGAAGGCTGCCCACGCCATTGCCATGCATGGCGGCCCCGCCTACCCGCCGGATTTTGCGCATTTCGCCTACGTCAATCCCGACGCGCCCAAGGGCGGCACGCTGCGCCAAGCGGTGACCGGCGGCTTCGACACGCTGAACCCCCATGTGGTCAAGGGCGTGCCGGCGCTGGGGCTTGGTTTCGTCTTCGAAACGATGCTGAACCGCTCCTGGGACGAGCCCTTCTCGCTCTACGGCCTGCTGGCCGAGAGCCTGGAGGTGCCGGAGGACCGGAGCACCGCCGTCTTCCATCTGAACCCCGCCGCGCGCTGGCACGACGGGACGCCGGTGACCGCCGCCGACGTGCTGTTCTCGCTGGAGGTCCAGCGCGCCCACGGCACGCCGAACCGCCGCCAGTACTACGCCAAGGTGGCGAGCGCCGAGGCGCCGGACGCGCGCACCGTCCGCTTCGCCTTCGCCCCCGGGCCGGACGGCCGTTATGACCGCGAGATGCCGCTGCTGATGGGGCTGATGCCGATCCACGCCAAGGCGTGGTGGGCGGGCCGGGACTTCGCCGCCACGACGCTCGACCCGCCGCTGGGCAGCGGCCCCTACCGGGTCAAACAGGCGGAGGCCGGGCGGCGCATCGTCTACGAGCGGGTGGCCGACTACTGGGGGCGGGACCTGCCGTCGCGGCGCGGGCTGTTCAATGTCGACACGCTGGATTTCACCTATTACCGCGACGACTCGGTGGCGCTGGAGGCCTTCCTGGCCGGGCAGGGCGACGTGCGGCGCGAATCCGACCCCGCCAAATGGGCCACCGGCTACGACGGCCCGGCGCTGCGCGCGGGGCGGATCATGCTGGAGGAACTGCCGCACCGCCGTCCGGAGTTCGCCCGCGGCCTGATCTTCAACACGCGGCGTCCGCCGTTTCAGGACATCCGGGTGCGGCGGGCGCTTGGCCTCGCCACCGATTTCGCCTGGATCGGCAAGACGCTGTTCCACGGCGCGCTGGTCCGCACCGCCAGCTACTACCCGAACTCCGAACTGGCGGCGGAGGGCCTGCCGGGGCCGGAGGAACTGGCGGTGCTGGAGCCCTTCCGCGACCGCCTGCCGCCGGCGCTGTTCACCGACCCCTTCGCCCTGCCGCGCACCGACGGCAGCGGCCCGGCGGGGGCGCGGGACAATCGGCGCGAGGCGCTGCGCCTGCTGGCCGACGCCGGCTGGCGGGTGAGCGGCGGGCAGCTGACCGACGGGGCGGGGCGTCCCTTCGCCTTCGAAATCCTGCTGGGCAACCCGGCGGACGAGCGGGTGGCGCTGGAATACGCCCGCTCGCTGGAGCGGCTGGGCATCGCCGCCACGGTGCGCACGGTGGACAACGCCCAGTATCAGGCGCGCCTCGATCATTTCGATTTCGACATGACCCTGCGCTGGTGGATTTCCAGCCTCTCGCCGGGCAACGAGCAGCTCTACTATTACGGATCGGAGGCGGCGGATCAGCCGGGCAGCCGCAATTATCCCGGCATCCGCGACCCGGTGGTGGACGCCATCGCTGCCTCCATCGCCGAGGCGCGGACGCGCGCCGACCTCGTGGCCCGCGTCCGCGCGCTCGACCGGGTGCTGCTGTGGGGCCATTACATGGTGCCGCTGTTCCACAGCCCGGCCGACCGCATGGCCCGCTGGTCGCGGCTGAAGCGCCCGGAGGCGACGCCCCTCTACGGCCCGCTGGTCGAGTCCTGGTGGATCGGTGAGGGCGGCTGA
- a CDS encoding L-lactate dehydrogenase: protein MKVGIVGAGAVGATAGFAMVMSGAASEVVLVDMNEKLAAAQAQDIAHAVPFARAAQVRQGGYAALAGAGVVVLAAGVAQRRGETRLQLLERNAAVFGAIIPAVLAAAPDAILLVATNPLDVMTQIATRISGLPPSRVIGSGTILDTARFRALLADRLGVTPKSVHAHVVGEHGDSEVLLWSGATVACLPVDRGAERLKRPLTAEDRAAIDEGVRRAAYRIIDGKGHTAFGIAGGLSRIVAAIAGDERAVLTCSILNDEVLGVPDVALSLPRVIGAGGVLETVMPDLSEEEAAALKRSADILKEAVTSVEKSLP from the coding sequence ATGAAGGTCGGGATCGTCGGGGCCGGCGCGGTGGGCGCCACGGCGGGATTCGCCATGGTGATGAGCGGCGCGGCCAGCGAGGTCGTGCTGGTCGACATGAACGAGAAGCTGGCCGCGGCCCAGGCGCAGGACATCGCCCACGCCGTGCCCTTCGCCCGCGCCGCCCAGGTGCGCCAGGGCGGCTACGCGGCGCTGGCCGGGGCCGGCGTGGTGGTGCTGGCCGCCGGCGTGGCGCAGCGGCGCGGCGAGACGCGCCTGCAGCTGCTGGAGCGCAACGCGGCGGTGTTCGGCGCGATCATCCCGGCGGTGCTGGCGGCGGCACCCGACGCCATCCTGCTGGTGGCGACCAACCCGCTGGACGTGATGACGCAGATCGCCACGCGCATCTCCGGCCTGCCGCCGTCGCGGGTGATCGGCTCCGGCACGATCCTCGACACCGCGCGGTTCCGTGCGCTGCTGGCCGACCGGCTGGGGGTGACGCCGAAGTCGGTGCACGCCCATGTGGTGGGCGAGCATGGCGATTCGGAAGTCCTGCTGTGGTCCGGCGCCACCGTGGCCTGCCTGCCGGTGGACCGCGGCGCCGAGCGGCTGAAGCGTCCCCTGACCGCGGAAGACCGCGCCGCCATCGACGAGGGCGTGCGCCGGGCCGCCTACCGCATCATCGACGGCAAGGGCCACACCGCCTTCGGCATCGCCGGCGGCCTGTCGCGCATCGTGGCGGCCATCGCCGGGGACGAGCGGGCGGTGCTGACCTGCTCCATCCTCAACGACGAGGTGCTGGGGGTGCCGGACGTGGCGCTGTCGCTGCCGCGGGTGATCGGGGCGGGCGGCGTCCTGGAGACGGTGATGCCCGACCTGTCGGAGGAAGAGGCGGCGGCGCTGAAGCGCAGCGCGGACATCCTGAAGGAGGCGGTGACCTCGGTGGAGAAGTCGCTGCCCTGA
- a CDS encoding rubrerythrin family protein → MSLKGTKTEQNLKAAFAGESQANRRYLYFAQKADVEGHNEVAAVFRSTAEGETGHAHGHLEFLEEAGDPITGLPIGDTVSNLKAAIAGETHEYTDMYPGMARTAREEGFEEVADWFETLAKAERSHAGRFQRMLDQLSS, encoded by the coding sequence ATGTCGCTGAAGGGCACGAAGACCGAGCAGAACCTCAAGGCGGCCTTCGCGGGGGAGAGCCAGGCCAACCGCCGCTATCTCTATTTCGCCCAGAAGGCCGACGTGGAAGGCCACAACGAGGTCGCCGCCGTCTTTCGCTCCACCGCGGAGGGCGAGACCGGCCACGCCCATGGCCACCTGGAATTCCTGGAGGAGGCCGGCGATCCGATCACCGGCCTGCCCATCGGCGACACGGTGAGCAACCTGAAGGCCGCCATCGCCGGCGAGACCCACGAATACACCGACATGTACCCTGGCATGGCCCGCACCGCCCGCGAGGAAGGCTTCGAGGAGGTCGCGGACTGGTTCGAGACGCTGGCCAAGGCCGAGCGCAGCCACGCCGGGCGGTTCCAGAGGATGCTGGACCAGCTGTCGTCATGA
- a CDS encoding DUF3501 family protein, whose product MTARRTAITRADILPPDRYARERAARRSALVAVKKRRRVAVGPYALVHFESYETMWQQVHEMLFIERGGDDQIDGELRAYNGLIPQGMELVATVMFEIADPARRAAELGRLGGVERTVTLRFAGHTVTGRPEQDVERTNEAGKASAVHFLHFDFTPEQIAAFRTPGKEVILGIGHPHYGHMAVMPEAVRAELAGDFG is encoded by the coding sequence ATGACGGCGCGCCGGACTGCGATCACCCGCGCCGACATTCTTCCCCCGGACCGCTACGCCCGCGAACGGGCCGCCCGCCGCAGCGCGCTGGTCGCCGTGAAGAAGAGGCGTCGCGTCGCGGTCGGCCCCTACGCCCTCGTCCATTTCGAGAGTTACGAGACGATGTGGCAGCAGGTCCACGAGATGCTGTTCATCGAGCGGGGCGGCGACGACCAGATCGACGGCGAGCTTCGCGCCTACAACGGCCTGATCCCGCAAGGGATGGAGCTGGTTGCCACGGTGATGTTCGAGATCGCCGACCCGGCGCGGCGCGCCGCCGAGCTTGGCCGGCTGGGCGGGGTGGAGCGGACGGTGACGCTGCGCTTCGCCGGCCACACGGTGACCGGCCGGCCGGAGCAGGACGTGGAGCGCACCAACGAGGCCGGCAAGGCGTCCGCCGTCCATTTCCTGCATTTCGACTTCACGCCGGAGCAGATCGCCGCCTTCCGCACCCCTGGGAAGGAGGTGATCCTCGGCATCGGCCATCCCCACTACGGCCACATGGCGGTGATGCCGGAGGCGGTGCGGGCGGAGCTTGCGGGGGATTTCGGGTAG